The DNA region cagggacaatgccgagagttgccaggtccaaTAACTTATGTACAGGggaatcaagctcatcctcgaacatgtctctgagttgcagaggagactgttctcctagtcatgcaaccattactgggttggcatattggtggtctacaggtgcgggttgttttagccgtaatactgggcctgttagcaaatagccacctgcagatggtaataCGTTCATACCTTGTTTGTCTTCTTTTcctttgataaacttatggtagacacctgatcccataaggattccaatattggaaaggttgtcTGATGTGATTTTATCAGCCAAATGAACTCCCTattcttccaggaatttggctgttgtccctataccatatacatacaggtctgttgggaatctatctactaccagAGCTTGTATCTTTCGGACATAACCTCCTAAACGTACTTTGGGTTGTACTACCCTGAGGACTCGGGCTCCTGAGTTACTCAGAAATCCTGCTATGTTTATCCGTGTCTCTTttacaggtgtaagtttcagtgcatctaccaactcctttgatATAAAGGTCATTTAggatccttgatcaaataatccacgtacggtaGCTTTGGACCTTCCATTTTTAATGATCAATtgtgcagtaggtagagctgatttacgatcagaccttgttgagaagacacttatgtcaggtaacacagtacaaagctgtACTGAAGTGGTAGTTCCTTCCTCCTGTGGATTGGCAGACCTTGTACTTGAGTCCCCACAAAGTTCTgtgtggtgttgacccttatggcacctaTTGCAAGTGTGTATTTGAGTTGTACAGGTGTCGGGATTATGTGCCCTTATACACTTGGTACATTtacgtaactccttgagtcgttttatgcgtgtaGCACGATCGGGGTAAAGTTTGCAATAGTATATGGAATGTGGTTGTCcacaaaacacacatggtctccagacGTTAACAGCATCTTGAGAAGTCACCGATTTGGGTGACgcgttaactgtaggtttggagggaccaactgcatatgtgcccacactgccttgTTTCCACTTTGGGGAGGGGGAAGTTGTTTTAGATTTGTTTGTAGTACTGTTtttactctgttgtttactattaatAGTAGACGAAGGTTTAGATGTCGCTTTTCCATCTGGGTTAACTCTTTGTCGTTCTATGATGGTGTGTAACCCTACTGTAATCTCTTTTACAGTCAGAGAAGATTTGCTATACaagacaaacaacttatccagtacgtCACTGGGTAATTTACGTTTCATATGGACTTGGAATATCCAGTCTGACTCATCTAGATTTACTTTActtttaagtgccttgagcaaggactcaagctccaatctaaaggcttggagtgagtcTGCTGTACTAGTTGGAGGGTTAATGTCCAACAGCTTCTGGGTTAGAAGTCTGATAGTCCATTCTGgcttagcataattatccttaaggAGCTGTACGGCATTGTCATAACCATCA from Procambarus clarkii isolate CNS0578487 chromosome 31, FALCON_Pclarkii_2.0, whole genome shotgun sequence includes:
- the LOC138370285 gene encoding uncharacterized protein, whose product is MKGHLTRQIKKCEDLSNQTPVNYAALENYYKVAQNKYQHVLQQIIKYQDVLNLTNITEETMNDVIQENSDYEDAMLAKLQHFDHIITTHKDNTNIAATASQNQTPPEVKLPSLSLPTFSSTEDESWDNFWNKFVDSVDSNANVPKTTKFTYLQRVLKDEALQVVCNLTFTDDGYDNAVQLLKDNYAKPEWTIRLLTQKLLDINPPTSTADSLQAFRLELESLLKALKSKVNLDESDWIFQVHMKRKLPSDVLDKLFVLYSKSSLTVKEITVGLHTIIERQRVNPDGKATSKPSSTINSKQQSKNSTTNKSKTTSPSPKWKQGSVGTYAVGPSKPTVNASPKSVTSQDAVNVWRPCVFCGQPHSIYYCKLYPDRATRIKRLKELRKCTKCIRAHNPDTCTTQIHTCNRCHKGQHHTELCGDSSTRSANPQEEGTTTSVQLCTVLPDISVFSTRSDRKSALPTAQLIIKNGRSKATVRGLFDQGS